From the genome of Leptotrichia sp. HSP-342:
GAAAATGACGAAAGAGTTAAAAAATTAGTAAAAGCACTGCAAAGTGAAAAAGTTAAGAAATTTATTGAAGAAAAATATGAAGGTAGAGTAATTCCTGCTTTCTAATAAATATTTTTAGCTAAAGGTAGCCTTAAATTAAGTTTTAGGGCTGTTTTTTTATTATGTTTATAAATCTATCAAAAAAATTATGTTTTTTTTGTTTAAATCCTTGAAATATATTTGAGAAAAATGTATAATATGGTATTGTTATAAGATATGACATCTTTTAGCTGGATAGTTTTAGTTATCTAAATATCAATATATAAAAAATAAGGAGAGGAGAAATTTTCCTTAATCTATTAGAATTATTTAGAATGAGTTGATGTAACATCTTTACCGTATACTGTAGTCGTGGATTAATAGCTAATTCTAATATATTCTGAATATTTTAATGGAAATGAAGAAAGAATGAAAAAATTACTTGTAATTTCGCTATTTTTAGCCAGCGTTAATTTAATTTATGCAGAAAATGAAGCTAATGAAGGCAAGGTTGCACCTGCATCAAAGACGACTGTGCAGAAAGCAACGGAGAATAAGGAGGAAACGCCTGCACCTGTTCCACAGAAAAGACCTGAAGGATTTTGGAATTTTTATGCCAAACAGCAGGCAAAGCTTGTAAAGGATAATGACAGGGCAATGTTTGAAGATGTCAGCACGAATGTCAAGGCACAGGAGGATTTTTATAACTATGTAAACGAAAACTGGGATAAAAAGACTCAAATTCCAAGCACAAAGCCTGCCTGGGGAGCGTTTTACGAACTGAATGAAAAAAATCAGGATTTTCTTCGAAACCTTATAAGGGAGCTAAAAGGAAAATCTTCATTGACTGCCGATGAACAAAAAGTAATAACGATTTATGACAGTTATTCAAATATGGAGAGAAGAAACAAGGAGGGGCTTACACCCATAAAGAATGATCTTGAAAAAATTGATGCCATAAAGAATATTGACGATCTTAAAAAATACAATGTTGAAGTTACAAAGACTGGTAGTTCTGAATTTTATGGATGGGGAGTAGGAACAGATTTGAATAACTCGAAAAATAATGCTATATATCTAGGAAGCGCAGGAATTGGGCTTTCAAGAGAATATTTTCAGAAAGATACAAGGGAAAATAGGGCAATACTTGAAGAGTATACAAGATATGTAAGTGATATGCTGAAATATCTGGGAGAATCGGATACTCTTGAAAGAGCTAAAAAAATAGTTGCATTCGAAAAACAGATTGCAAATACGTTGCTTACAAATGAAGAGCGTCATGATGTAAAAAAATATAATAATCCTGTAAAAGTAACCGATTTAGGAACATTGTCTAAAAATGTAGATTTAGCAGAATATTTGAAGCAACTGAATGTAAATACAGACAAGGTAATAATAACTGAGCTAAATTATTATAAAAATCTTGATAGATTTGTAAATGATGCAAATATTGGTGTAATCAAGGATTATATGAAATATAACTTAATAAGTTCTGCAACTGGAGTGCTAAACGATGAACTTGGAAAAAGAAGCTTTGAATTTTTTGGAAGACATCTGAATGGTCAGAAAGAAAGGGAAATACTTGAAAAAAGAGCATTAAACTTTACAAATGGAAGTCTTGGAGAAATTATCGGAAAAATCTATGTTCAACGTAATTTTTCATCTGAAGCTAAGAAAAATACGTTGCAAATGGTTGATTACATTAAGAAAGCAATGAAGAACAGAATTGAGAAACTGGACTGGATGAGCGCTGCTACTAAGAAAAAAGCGTTAGAAAAATTATCAAAAATTACTGTAAAAATCGGATATCCTGATAAATGGAGAGATTTTAGTAAAATGACAATTTCAAGCAATGATTCACTTTATGACCAGATGAAAAAAATAAGTGAATGGGAATATAATGAAGATATGAAAAAAGTTGGAAAACCAGTAGATAAAACAGAATGGCACATGTCTCCCCATACAATAAATGCCTACTATTCACCAACGAGCAACGAAATAGTATTTCCAGCAGGAATCTTGCAATTTCCATTCTACGATTATGGAAAATCAGAAATGGCAAGTAACTTTGGAGGTATTGGAACAGTTATAGGACACGAGCTTACTCATGCGTTTGATGTATCAGGAGCTTCATATGATGGTGATGGAAATGTGAGAAACTGGTGGACAGAAGAAGATAAAATGAAATTTGACGCAGCAACAAAAAAATTGGAAGATCAGTTTTCAAGATATTCAGTTGGAGGCGGTGTATATGTTAACGGAAAATATACATTGACTGAAAATATTGCTGATCTTGGAGGACTAAACATTGCCTATGATGCATTACAAATGTACATGAAAGATCATCCAAATTCTACAAAAGCATATTCGGACACAATAAACAAACTATTCTTTTTAAGCTTTGCAAGAATGTGGCGACAAAAATCAACACCAGAATACTTGAGAAATCTAGCAAAAACAGATTCTCATTCACCAAACATCTTCCGCGTAAATGGAACATTGATAAATATTGATGCTTTCCATAAGGTATTTGAAACAAAACCAGGAGATAAAATGTATAAAGCCCCAGAAGATAGAATAAAAATCTGGTAAAATAATTAAATAATAAAACAAAAACTATCTTGACTATATTGAGATAGTTTTTTTATATTCTATTTTTTCTCATATTTTCCTCAATGAAAAAGCTACCATTTTGTTTTGGTGGCTTTTTTCTTTTTATAGAAAGTAAGGGGAACTATCGCAATCTTTCTTTATTTTACAATAATAGTTATTTTAATATATCATAGATTGTAAAATATATTGCGACAAACTAAAAAAATGTAAAAACTCATGATAATTTCGTGTTAAAATGTTAGTAACAACAAAGCAACGCCATTTGAGAAATTTTTACACGAAATTAGTTTTTAAAAAAATTTGGTAAAATGTCGCAATTAATATTGCAATTTATGTTATAAAATGGAAATTTATTACAAATTTAGAAAGGAATTTGTTATGGAAAATAAAACAGTGGAAGAATTAGTAAAAGAAAATAAAAATAATATGGTTACAACAACACAGTTAAGACAACTTTTGTCAAATTCAGTAATAGTAAAAAATAAAATATCTTCAAAGATATTAAAGAAAAAAGATAAATTATCAGATGATTTATTAAACGATGTAAAATATCTTTTAATAAAGCATACATATCAATGTGGTAGAGAATCTAAAGTAAAGGAATTTGATAAAAAATTTGAAATTTCAGAAAGATTGAAAAAAATAAAAACCAAAGAAGATTTTGATATATTTTATCGTTATTTAGAAGAAATAGTAGCATATGTGAAATATTATATTGGATAAACTAAAAATAAAAAATAGGAGTGAAAAATAGTTATGAATACATTAAAAGGAAAATTTATTATAACAGGGAAAATAAAAGTTTTAACAGGACTTCATAGAGGAACATCTGGAGATTTTTCGGCGATAGGAGCGGTAGATAACATTGTAATTAACGAATAAACCAATAATACCAGGATCTTCATTAAAAGGGAAAATGAGATACTTAAAAGAAAATGAAGATGATATAGAATATTTGAAATCAGAAATTGAAAATATAGTGAAATATTTGGAAAGTAGGAGAGAATAATGACTTATTTAATATATAAATTAAAATTTCCAAACGGAATTCATGTTGGTGCGAACAATTCTTTAGAATTGACAGACACAACTGTAAGTTCAGATGTTTTTTATTCTGCTTTTTATGCTGAATATATTAGAATATTTGGCGAACATGATAGAGAATTATTTCAATTAACAGAAAATGATGAATTTAAAGTATCAGATTTGTTGCCTTTTAAAGAAATGAAGACGGAAACGGTTTTTTATGTTCCAAAGCCATTTGTGAATGATATTGAAAGAAAACAAAGTAATGATGAAAATGAGCAAGTTGTAGATAGAAAAAAGGTGAAAAAGTTAAGTTATATTCCTGCAAATAGATTAAATGAATATTTTGAGTTTCTGGAAACAAGAAAAAATTTTCCTGAAATAGATAACGATATAATGTTGAAGTTTTTAGATTTAATAAAGATTCAGGACTTTATTTTATTGTGTAATTACCAGAGAAATGGCAAGAAAAATTTGAAAATGTATTGGAAAGTTTGTCGTTGACAGGAATAGGTGGGAAAAAAGTGCTGGATATGGACAATTTAGTATCACAGATGATGCTATGATATTTGATGGAGAATATTTTGATATAATTGAGTCAGAGGATGATAGATTTATAAATGAATCTTTATATAAGGAAAGTGATAAATATTTACTGTTGTCGTCATATTTGCCACAAAAAGATGAAATTAAAAAAATAAAAAATAAAGAAAATGGCTATCAATTGATAAAAAGAAGTGGATTTGTAAATAGTCCTAAATATAGTGAAAATCCACAAAAAAGAAAACAACTTTACATGATTTCTTCAGGAGCAGTATTGAATTTTAAACCAACAGGAAGATTGGCAGATTTGAAATTGCATGGAAATCATAGTATTTATAGAATGGGAAAGATAGTTAGATATAAAATGGAGATGGAAGTTTTGACGCCTGTGTATATTGCAGGGACTGATTATAAGTCGAAATTGAATAAGAAAGAATATATTTATGCTAAAGATAGAAAAATATTAATACTGATAGATAGTAATAAATTTATTAAATTTTTAACTGAAAAAGGCTATTTTGAAAAATATTTGTCTTATATTGAAACTCAAGCCAATGTAAAAGAAAACAAACAATATGATTTGAGTAAATTTTTAAAGGAAAATGGAATATATAGAAATATAAATGAATTTAAGAAAAAAGAATATAAGCAAAGTTTAAATACAAAAAATGGGATTACTTTGGTAAATAGAAATGTAAATGGAACTTCATATATTAAAGGAAGCTCGATAAAAGGGGCTTTGGTAAATCTTTTATTGGTTAGTTATATTATAAGAAATAGAAATGAATTTAAGGATGAGATAAGTTACATATATAGCATAATAAAAAAAATAAATAATGAAACTAAAAAAAAGGATATGGATGAGATAAAAAGTAAAATTAGTAATGTGGTTAAGAATATAGAGGATAAAATATTCCATAAAAAAGAAAAAATAATTATTAGAAATGAAAAAAATGTTCTAACAAAACGTATATTAAAGGAAAATGATGAGAAAACTAAGAAGTTTGAAATATCTATATCAGATACCTATAATACAAAAAATGAAAATTTTTGTTTTTTTAAAGATTATGATGAAAAGTTAGAAGAAAATAATCAAGTAAAACCAATGCCTGTAATTAGAGAATATATTAATCCAAAAACTAGATTTATATTTGACATTACTTTAGATTTTGAATTGCTTTCAGAAACCAGATTAAAAATAAATTATTTTAATGAAATGATTTGATAAATTTTCTAAAAAAAGCTATGAATTATTTAATAAAGAATACTTTGGAAACACCTAATGATTTGGGTAGTCAAAATTTAATATTAGGAGCAAATATAGGTTTTCATCAGAAAACAATTATTCATGCATTATTTGGAAATGAGAAAAATAGATTGGATGTTGTAAAAAGACTTTTATATCAGAGTAATAGTGATAAAAAATTAAATCATTTAATAGATGATGAATTTTCTCCAAGAGTGTTAAATAGAATAAAGATTAAAGAAAATGGAGAACTAAAATCGAAGTTAGCAGGATTAGTTGAAATTAGGAAAATATCTCAAAAGGAAGTGGGGAAATAAGATGCTTGCAAAAATAGAAATGGAAATTGAAGGGAATGGGTTAGATGTGAATATGAGTTCGCTTTTTCATGGATATTTGATGAGCAGTATCGATTCTGCTTATGCGGATTATTTACATTATAATGAAACACATCCTTATACTTCATGTATTTATAAAGATATGGAAAGTG
Proteins encoded in this window:
- a CDS encoding M13 family metallopeptidase, giving the protein MKKLLVISLFLASVNLIYAENEANEGKVAPASKTTVQKATENKEETPAPVPQKRPEGFWNFYAKQQAKLVKDNDRAMFEDVSTNVKAQEDFYNYVNENWDKKTQIPSTKPAWGAFYELNEKNQDFLRNLIRELKGKSSLTADEQKVITIYDSYSNMERRNKEGLTPIKNDLEKIDAIKNIDDLKKYNVEVTKTGSSEFYGWGVGTDLNNSKNNAIYLGSAGIGLSREYFQKDTRENRAILEEYTRYVSDMLKYLGESDTLERAKKIVAFEKQIANTLLTNEERHDVKKYNNPVKVTDLGTLSKNVDLAEYLKQLNVNTDKVIITELNYYKNLDRFVNDANIGVIKDYMKYNLISSATGVLNDELGKRSFEFFGRHLNGQKEREILEKRALNFTNGSLGEIIGKIYVQRNFSSEAKKNTLQMVDYIKKAMKNRIEKLDWMSAATKKKALEKLSKITVKIGYPDKWRDFSKMTISSNDSLYDQMKKISEWEYNEDMKKVGKPVDKTEWHMSPHTINAYYSPTSNEIVFPAGILQFPFYDYGKSEMASNFGGIGTVIGHELTHAFDVSGASYDGDGNVRNWWTEEDKMKFDAATKKLEDQFSRYSVGGGVYVNGKYTLTENIADLGGLNIAYDALQMYMKDHPNSTKAYSDTINKLFFLSFARMWRQKSTPEYLRNLAKTDSHSPNIFRVNGTLINIDAFHKVFETKPGDKMYKAPEDRIKIW
- the csm4 gene encoding type III-A CRISPR-associated RAMP protein Csm4; its protein translation is MTYLIYKLKFPNGIHVGANNSLELTDTTVSSDVFYSAFYAEYIRIFGEHDRELFQLTENDEFKVSDLLPFKEMKTETVFYVPKPFVNDIERKQSNDENEQVVDRKKVKKLSYIPANRLNEYFEFLETRKNFPEIDNDIMLKFLDLIKIQDFILLCNYQRNGKKNLKMYWKVCR
- the csm4 gene encoding type III-A CRISPR-associated RAMP protein Csm4; protein product: MIFDGEYFDIIESEDDRFINESLYKESDKYLLLSSYLPQKDEIKKIKNKENGYQLIKRSGFVNSPKYSENPQKRKQLYMISSGAVLNFKPTGRLADLKLHGNHSIYRMGKIVRYKMEMEVLTPVYIAGTDYKSKLNKKEYIYAKDRKILILIDSNKFIKFLTEKGYFEKYLSYIETQANVKENKQYDLSKFLKENGIYRNINEFKKKEYKQSLNTKNGITLVNRNVNGTSYIKGSSIKGALVNLLLVSYIIRNRNEFKDEISYIYSIIKKINNETKKKDMDEIKSKISNVVKNIEDKIFHKKEKIIIRNEKNVLTKRILKENDEKTKKFEISISDTYNTKNENFCFFKDYDEKLEENNQVKPMPVIREYINPKTRFIFDITLDFELLSETRLKINYFNEMI
- the csm2 gene encoding type III-A CRISPR-associated protein Csm2; this translates as MENKTVEELVKENKNNMVTTTQLRQLLSNSVIVKNKISSKILKKKDKLSDDLLNDVKYLLIKHTYQCGRESKVKEFDKKFEISERLKKIKTKEDFDIFYRYLEEIVAYVKYYIG